The following coding sequences are from one Saccopteryx bilineata isolate mSacBil1 chromosome 3, mSacBil1_pri_phased_curated, whole genome shotgun sequence window:
- the LOC136330907 gene encoding tubulin beta-2B chain has translation MREIVHIQAGQCGNQIGAKFWEVISDEHGIDPTGSYHGDSDLQLERINVYYNEATGNKYVPRAILVDLEPGTMDSVRSGPFGQIFRPDNFVFGQSGAGNNWAKGHYTEGAELVDSVLDVVRKESESCDCLQGFQLTHSLGGGTGSGMGTLLISKIREEYPDRIMNTFSVMPSPKVSDTVVEPYNATLSVHQLVENTDETYCIDNEALYDICFRTLKLTTPTYGDLNHLVSATMSGVTTCLRFPGQLNADLRKLAVNMVPFPRLHFFMPGFAPLTSRGSQQYRALTVPELTQQMFDSKNMMAACDPRHGRYLTVAAIFRGRMSMKEVDEQMLNVQNKNSSYFVEWIPNNVKTAVCDIPPRGLKMSATFIGNSTAIQELFKRISEQFTAMFRRKAFLHWYTGEGMDEMEFTEAESNMNDLVSEYQQYQDATADEQGEFEEEEGEDEA, from the exons ATGCGTGAGATCGTGCACATCCAGGCGGGCCAGTGTGGCAACCAGATCGGCGCCAAG TTTTGGGAGGTCATCAGTGATGAGCACGGGATCGACCCCACTGGCAGTTACCATGGAGACAGTGACTTGCAGCTGGAAAGAATCAATGTGTACTACAATGAAGCCACCG GTAACAAGTATGTGCCTCGGGCCATCCTGGTGGATCTGGAGCCGGGCACGATGGACTCGGTCCGGTCTGGACCATTCGGCCAGATCTTCAGGCCCGACAACTTCGTTTTTG GCCAGAGCGGGGCCGGGAACAACTGGGCCAAAGGCCACTACACAGAGGGTGCTGAACTGGTTGACTCAGTTCTGGACGTGGTGAGGAAGGAGTCAGAAAgctgtgactgtctgcagggcTTCCAGCTGACCCACTCGCTGGGTGGTGGCACTGGGTCAGGGATGGGCACCCTGCTCATCAGCAAGATCCGGGAGGAGTACCCAGACCGCATCATGAACACCTTCAGTGTGATGCCCTCGCCCAAGGTGTCTGACACAGTGGTTGAGCCCTACAACGCCACCCTCTCCGTCCACCAGCTTGTGGAGAACACTGATGAAACCTACTGTATCGACAACGAGGCCCTGTATGACATCTGCTTCCGCACCCTGAAACTGACCACCCCCACATATGGAGACCTCAACCACTTGGTTTCGGCCACCATGAGCGGGGTCACCACCTGCCTGCGCTTCCCCGGCCAGCTGAACGCAGACCTGCGCAAGCTGGCGGTGAACATGGTGCCCTTCCCACGCCTGCACTTCTTCATGCCCGGCTTCGCACCTCTGACCAGCCGGGGCAGCCAGCAGTACCGGGCCCTGACGGTGCCCGAGCTCACTCAGCAGATGTTCGACTCCAAGAACATGATGGCCGCCTGCGACCCCCGCCACGGCCGCTACCTGACGGTGGCCGCTATCTTCCGGGGCCGCATGTCCATGAAGGAGGTGGACGAGCAGATGCTCAATGTGCAGAACAAGAACAGCAGCTACTTCGTGGAGTGGATCCCAAACAACGTGAAGACAGCTGTGTGTGACATCCCACCTCGGGGCCTCAAGATGTCAGCCACCTTCATCGGCAACAGCACGGCCATCCAGGAGCTGTTTAAGCGCATCTCGGAGCAGTTCACAGCCATGTTCCGGCGCAAGGCCTTCCTGCACTGGTACACGGGCGAGGGCATGGACGAGATGGAGTTCACGGAGGCCGAGAGCAACATGAATGACCTGGTGTCTGAGTACCAGCAGTACCAGGATGCCACGGCCGACGAACAGGGGGAGTTCGAGGAGGAGGAGGGCGAGGATGAGGCTTAA